The Pelmatolapia mariae isolate MD_Pm_ZW linkage group LG10_11, Pm_UMD_F_2, whole genome shotgun sequence genome includes a region encoding these proteins:
- the LOC134637135 gene encoding serum amyloid P-component-like gives MALLLLLMMLASCAATPQNLARKMFTLPEATNTAHVKLLTTKQDLGAVTVCLRSFTDLRRGHPVFSLATSLGFNYFVIFKQNANDLFDLWAREKKAEFESQDYKLNTWNAICSTWDATSGLIQLWVNGKPSSRKFVSSGSNIIGPMSIVLGQEQDSYGGGFDINQSFIGMISDVHMWDHTMSSCEIQNYSDELSFTPGNVLNWNALDFQITGRVLIEDKQRIC, from the exons ATGGCGCTGCTGCTTTTACTGATGATGCTGGCATCGTGTGCTGCCACTCCACAAA ACCTGGCAAGGAAAATGTTCACCTTACCAGAAGCAACAAATACAGCTCACGTGAAGCTgttaacaacaaaacaagattTAGGTGCTGTAACTGTCTGTCTCAG ATCCTTTACAGACCTCAGAAGAGGCCACCCTGTTTTCTCTTTGGCAACATCGCTTGGTTTCAATTACTTTGTAATATTCAAACAAAATGCAAATGATTTGTTTGATCTGTGGgccagggaaaaaaaagctgaatttgaatcGCAAGACTACAAGCTGAACACGTGGAATGCGATTTGTTCCACTTGGGATGCTACCTCTGGACTAATTCAGCTGTGGGTAAATGGAAAGCCTTCCAGCAGGAAATTTGTCAGCTCTGGATCCAACATCATTGGACCCATGTCTATTGTTTTAGGACAG GAACAGGATTCCTATGGTGGAGGATTTGATATTAATCAGTCTTTTATTGGCATGATATCTGATGTCCACATGTGGGACCACACCATGTCTTCCTGTGAGATCCAGAACTACTCCGATGAGCTGAGCTTCACTCCAGGGAATGTGCTGAACTGGAATGCTCTGGATTTTCAGATAACAGGAAGAGTGTTGATAGAAGACAAGCAAAGGATCTgttga
- the LOC134635460 gene encoding mucosal pentraxin-like encodes MWDYVLFPCEIQNYLNELSFTPVNVLNWNALDFQITTDESDYRFVCITSTNIQFELLCLYVFVLDAAGASTGDADIVHCSPSKSFTDLKRDHVLFSLATPVHSNDFLIFWDYTNKEIESHIKDRKAEFGGRDYKPNMWHSICTTWDSESGLVQIWFDGLPSIRKFVSTGTNIVGPVIIMLGQEQDSHGGGFDIKQSFVGMMSDVHLWDHILSSCEIQNYVDELNFTPGNVLNWSALEFEIIDRVLIENKLMTCH; translated from the exons ATGTGGGACTACGTCCTTTTCCCCTGTGAGATCCAGAACTACTTGAATGAGCTGAGCTTTACTCCAGTGAATGTGCTGAACTGGAATGCTCTGGATTTTCAGATAACA ACTGATGAAAGTGACTACAGATTTGTTTGTATCACCAGTACCAATATACAATTTGAATTGTTATGTTTGTATGTCTTTGTATTAGATGCTGCTGGTGCTTCTACTGGTGATGCTGACATCGTGCACTGCAGTCCCTCAAA ATCATTTACAGACCTTAAAAGAGACCACGTTTTGTTCTCTCTGGCTACACCTGTTCATTCCAATGACTTCCTGATCTTCTGGGATTATACAAATAAAGAGATTGAGTCCCATATCAAGGACAGGAAAGCTGAATTTGGAGGACGAGACTACAAGCCAAACATGTGGCACTCTATCTGCACCACGTGGGACTCTGAGTCTGGACTGGTGCAGATTTGGTTTGATGGGCTACCTTCAATTAGGAAATTTGTCAGCACTGGAACAAACATCGTAGGACCTGTTATAATAATGTTAGGACAG GAGCAAGATTCCCACGGTGGCGGATTTGACATTAAGCAGTCTTTCGTTGGCATGATGTCTGACGTCCACTTGTGGGATCACATCCTTTCCTCCTGTGAAATTCAGAACTATGTGGATGAACTAAACTTCACGCCGGGGAACGTGCTGAACTGGAGCGCACTGGAATTTGAGATCATAGATAGAGTACTGATAGAAAATAAACTCATGACGTGTCACTAA